In a single window of the Gossypium hirsutum isolate 1008001.06 chromosome A13, Gossypium_hirsutum_v2.1, whole genome shotgun sequence genome:
- the LOC107903712 gene encoding auxin-induced protein 6B, which produces MYHGMGKCQKIRQIVRIRQMLKQWRRNARITANNNNNGHAPSDVPAGHVAVCVGTSLRRFIVRATYLNHPMFRKLLVQTEEEYGFNNVGPLTIPCDESLFEEILRAVSRSDSGRFSTFEVLQRCCQVGMKNKLGGLGESRPLLHGVADKSVY; this is translated from the coding sequence ATGTATCACGGAATGGGAAAATGCCAGAAAATTCGTCAGATAGTTCGGATCCGACAAATGCTGAAGCAGTGGCGAAGGAATGCCCGGATAACGGCCAACAACAACAATAACGGACACGCGCCGTCAGATGTTCCTGCTGGACACGTGGCGGTCTGCGTGGGCACCAGTCTCAGGAGATTTATCGTACGCGCGACGTACCTTAACCACCCCATGTTCAGAAAACTCCTGGTACAAACTGAAGAGGAGTACGGTTTCAACAACGTTGGACCGTTAACCATCCCATGCGACGAGTCGTTGTTCGAGGAGATTCTCCGAGCCGTATCCCGATCCGACTCGGGCCGGTTCTCCACATTCGAGGTTCTTCAGAGATGCTGCCAAGTCGGCATGAAGAATAAACTCGGGGGTTTAGGCGAATCTCGACCGTTGCTTCATGGGGTCGCCGATAAATCAGTGTACTAA
- the LOC107903713 gene encoding LOW QUALITY PROTEIN: probable ribosome-binding factor A, chloroplastic (The sequence of the model RefSeq protein was modified relative to this genomic sequence to represent the inferred CDS: inserted 1 base in 1 codon) codes for MPHLLLHYHVPITTVHLRCSFPSPKPTAHIHLRSNPTTGATVKCMANPRRVKMVSKQIRRELSDMLLTDKVLQYAILPEAALGADRYLSSLTTISDVEVSADLQVVKVYVSXFGDERGKEIALAGLKSKAKYVRSELGKRMKLRLTPEIRFIEDESLERGSRVIAILDKIKAEKKTLADEDYEEEAESSVSAQDDRDWESDDPDEDIIYVK; via the exons ATGCCCCACCTACTCCTCCACTATCACGTTCCAATTACAACCGTCCATCTCAGATGTTCTTTCCCCTCCCCTAAACCAACGGCCCATATTCACCTACGCTCCAATCCAACAACAGGCGCGACCGTAAAGTGCATGGCCAATCCTAGGAGAGTTAAAATGGTATCGAAACAGATAAGGAGAGAGCTTTCGGACATGCTCTTAACTGACAAAGTGTTGCAATACGCTATATTGCCTGAAGCCGCCTTAGGAGCCGACCGCTACCTCTCTTCCCTTACTACCATAAGTGATGTTGAAGTTTCAGCTGATTTACAG GTTGTTAAAGTGTATGTAT GTTTTGGTGATGAGAGAGGGAAGGAGATTGCGCTTGCCGGATTGAAGTCAAAAGCTAAATATGTTAGAAGTGAGCTGGGGAAGCGTATGAAGTTGCGGCTTACGCCAGAGATACGTTTTATCGAAGATGAATCTCTGGAGAGGGGAAGCAGG GTAATTGCCATATTAGATAAAATAAAGGCGGAGAAAAAGACTTTGGCAGATGAAGATTATGAAGAAGAAGCTGAATCATCTGTTTCGGCTCAAGATGACAGGGACTGGGAGAGTGATGACCCTGATGAAGATATTATTTACGTAAAGTAG
- the LOC107903714 gene encoding uncharacterized protein: MAPPPGPYSGTSTLALVARASALSFGLVYGSIKLKYLKAKARSQRKAEAKAHH; encoded by the exons ATGGCGCCGCCTCCTGGACCATACTCCGGCACCAGCACTCTTGCTCtc GTGGCTCGTGCATCTGCTTTGTCTTTTGGACTCGTTTATGGTAGCATTAAGCTCAAGTATCTCAAG GCCAAGGCAAGGTCTCAAAGGAAAGCTGAAGCAAAGGCTCACCACTGA